The following coding sequences are from one Ruminococcus flavefaciens AE3010 window:
- a CDS encoding carboxylesterase/lipase family protein → MLRIANTENGQVRGLPAADPRITSFKGIPFAAPPVGENRWRAPQPAESWQGVRECFEFAPISVQDTPGLGDDIYCREWHVDPEITMSEDCLYLNVWTNAKSADERKPVLVWFFGGAFQWGYTAEMEFDGERLARRDIVVVTVNYRLGAFGFLCHPQLTKEQPDAPCNFGCLDQQAGLRWVRRNIANFGGDPDNITIAGQSAGGGSVMAQMACMDNEGDFKSAVVMSGMFGSPYEVNDFFKPQSLEQAGEKGERLFEYLGVKTLEEARKLDANYIRSKYSGLRNSGEMFFTIVLDGRFCTQDPMAAFRNGSRIRVPVMGGNTGDEFMEYIHAADDNGLAKKAGEYFGSKAEQFLALPEAKDRTDLGYALVSSPELGVKAAFLGENRQDKPENCYYYRFISDIPGDDNAGTFHSVDLWFFFETLAKCTRPFEGRHYDLARQMCDYWANFIKTGDPNGFDLNGNRLPEWRPYSDNDRSEMLFTSDGAQASAEQNSLVRFLLDELK, encoded by the coding sequence ATGTTAAGGATAGCAAATACAGAAAACGGGCAGGTGCGCGGTCTGCCTGCAGCTGACCCGAGGATCACTTCATTCAAGGGCATACCCTTTGCTGCTCCTCCCGTTGGGGAGAACCGCTGGCGCGCTCCGCAGCCTGCCGAAAGCTGGCAGGGGGTGCGGGAGTGCTTTGAGTTCGCACCCATATCCGTCCAGGATACACCGGGTTTAGGCGACGATATATACTGCCGTGAATGGCACGTTGATCCCGAGATCACCATGAGCGAGGACTGCCTCTATCTCAATGTATGGACCAACGCCAAGTCAGCAGACGAGCGCAAGCCCGTGCTTGTGTGGTTCTTCGGCGGCGCTTTCCAGTGGGGCTACACCGCCGAGATGGAGTTTGACGGCGAACGTCTTGCAAGGAGAGATATCGTTGTAGTTACCGTGAATTACCGTCTCGGAGCCTTTGGATTCCTCTGTCACCCTCAGCTGACAAAGGAACAGCCCGACGCTCCCTGTAATTTCGGCTGTCTCGACCAGCAGGCAGGTCTCAGGTGGGTACGACGCAATATCGCCAATTTCGGCGGTGATCCCGATAATATAACTATCGCGGGACAGTCCGCAGGCGGCGGCAGTGTAATGGCGCAAATGGCGTGCATGGACAATGAGGGCGACTTCAAAAGTGCTGTGGTCATGAGCGGTATGTTCGGTTCTCCCTATGAGGTCAATGACTTCTTCAAGCCTCAGAGCCTTGAACAGGCAGGTGAAAAGGGGGAAAGGCTTTTTGAGTACTTAGGCGTGAAAACTCTTGAAGAGGCGAGAAAGCTCGATGCAAATTATATCCGCAGCAAGTATTCCGGGCTTCGCAATAGCGGTGAGATGTTTTTCACCATAGTGCTGGACGGCCGCTTCTGCACACAGGACCCCATGGCGGCTTTCAGAAACGGCTCACGTATCCGTGTACCCGTTATGGGCGGCAATACAGGTGACGAATTCATGGAGTACATTCATGCGGCAGATGATAACGGGCTGGCAAAGAAGGCAGGGGAGTATTTCGGCAGCAAAGCTGAGCAATTTCTGGCTTTACCCGAAGCTAAAGACAGGACCGATCTCGGTTATGCTCTCGTTTCTTCACCTGAATTAGGCGTAAAGGCAGCTTTTCTCGGAGAGAACAGGCAGGATAAGCCCGAGAACTGCTACTACTACCGCTTCATTTCCGATATCCCCGGAGATGATAATGCAGGGACATTCCACTCTGTTGATCTGTGGTTCTTTTTTGAGACTCTTGCAAAATGCACCAGACCGTTTGAGGGCAGACATTACGATCTGGCAAGGCAGATGTGTGATTACTGGGCTAACTTCATAAAGACGGGAGACCCCAACGGCTTTGACCTGAACGGCAATAGGCTCCCAGAATGGAGACCATATTCCGATAACGACCGAAGCGAGATGCTGTTCACGAGTGACGGCGCACAGGCATCTGCCGAGCAGAACAGCTTAGTAAGGTTCCTGCTGGACGAATTGAAATAA
- a CDS encoding family 43 glycosylhydrolase has product MSKKQAFNPYLPSWEYIPDGEPYVFGDRVYIYGSHDFWNGYVFCMGDYVCWSAPVDDLGNWRYEGVIYPRNADPMNKDGHMCLYAPDVTIGPDGRYYLYYVLDKVGVMSVAVCDEPAGRYEFYGYVHYPDGTRLGEREGDEPQFDPGVITEGDKTYMYSGFCPEGDKSRTGARVVTLDKDMLTIITEPETIVQGICYSKGTQFEGHAFFEASSIRKVNGKYYFIYSSEVMHELCYAVSDSPLGGFKYGGVLVSNTDLHIDTYKPADMPANRGANNHGSIIDINGQWYIFYHRHTNGTWFSRQGCAEKLTLNADGSFDQAEISSCGLNGGPLIGRGEYPAYIACNIFGREPELYIGDLNAPRIVQDGKDGDEETGYISNIKDGTNIGFKYFDCKGITKVSITTRGYGNGSFAVKTAWDGEELGDIEIENSNIWKKHTAEIRIPDGVNAIWFTFKEKGSSGICSLSLGSFILE; this is encoded by the coding sequence ATGAGTAAGAAACAGGCATTCAATCCCTATCTCCCAAGCTGGGAGTATATCCCCGACGGCGAGCCATATGTATTCGGCGACCGCGTATACATCTACGGTTCACACGACTTCTGGAACGGCTATGTATTCTGCATGGGAGACTATGTGTGCTGGTCAGCTCCTGTTGACGATCTTGGAAACTGGCGCTATGAGGGAGTTATCTACCCAAGGAACGCCGATCCCATGAATAAGGACGGGCATATGTGTCTTTACGCTCCCGATGTTACGATAGGTCCCGACGGAAGGTACTACCTGTACTATGTACTCGACAAGGTGGGAGTTATGTCCGTTGCGGTCTGCGACGAGCCTGCAGGCAGGTATGAGTTCTACGGCTATGTTCACTATCCCGACGGCACACGTCTCGGAGAGAGAGAAGGGGACGAGCCACAGTTTGACCCGGGTGTTATCACCGAGGGCGATAAGACATATATGTACAGCGGATTCTGTCCCGAGGGCGACAAGTCCAGAACAGGCGCAAGGGTAGTAACACTTGATAAGGATATGCTGACCATTATCACCGAGCCTGAGACCATAGTGCAGGGAATATGCTACAGCAAGGGGACTCAGTTCGAGGGGCACGCATTCTTCGAGGCTTCCTCCATTCGCAAGGTCAACGGTAAGTACTATTTCATATATTCCTCAGAGGTCATGCATGAGCTCTGCTACGCTGTCAGCGACAGTCCGCTGGGAGGCTTCAAATATGGCGGCGTACTGGTAAGCAACACCGATCTGCATATCGATACCTACAAGCCTGCGGATATGCCCGCGAACCGAGGTGCCAACAACCACGGCAGCATAATCGATATCAACGGCCAGTGGTACATCTTCTATCACAGACACACCAACGGCACATGGTTCTCCAGACAGGGCTGTGCGGAGAAGCTCACTCTCAATGCCGACGGCAGCTTCGATCAGGCTGAGATATCTTCCTGCGGTCTCAACGGCGGACCTCTCATTGGCAGGGGAGAATACCCCGCTTATATCGCCTGCAATATTTTTGGCAGGGAGCCCGAGCTCTATATCGGCGACCTCAATGCGCCGCGCATAGTTCAGGACGGCAAGGACGGAGATGAAGAGACAGGGTACATCTCAAACATCAAAGACGGCACAAACATTGGCTTCAAGTACTTCGACTGCAAGGGCATAACCAAGGTCAGCATTACTACACGGGGCTACGGCAATGGCTCTTTTGCAGTCAAAACTGCATGGGACGGTGAGGAACTGGGCGATATAGAGATTGAGAACAGTAATATATGGAAAAAGCACACTGCTGAGATCAGAATACCCGACGGTGTGAACGCCATATGGTTCACATTCAAGGAAAAAGGCAGTTCAGGTATTTGTTCACTGTCTCTCGGCTCGTTCATTCTGGAATGA